Proteins from a genomic interval of Fundidesulfovibrio putealis DSM 16056:
- a CDS encoding 4Fe-4S dicluster domain-containing protein, which yields MPKAILIDTTRCTACRGCQVGCKEWKNFPAIPTKQLGTHQNPPDLTHYNFKLVRFSEHLDGDTVQWYFFPDACRHCVDAPCKNVSTVEGAIIQDKATGAILYTDKTAKEDFKTIKDSCPYDIPRQDPKTKQIVKCDMCIDRVQANLLPMCVKSCAMGAMSFGERADILKQAGERLEAVKKDFPKASLLNKDDVSVIYLVADTPAKYHKFAVADASDTLMTRKSLLAEAIAPLRKIVQSMQG from the coding sequence ATGCCCAAGGCAATACTCATAGACACCACGCGCTGCACCGCCTGCCGGGGCTGCCAGGTGGGCTGCAAGGAGTGGAAGAACTTCCCGGCCATTCCCACCAAACAGCTCGGAACACACCAGAACCCGCCCGACCTGACGCACTACAACTTCAAGCTGGTGCGCTTCAGCGAGCATCTGGATGGCGACACCGTCCAGTGGTACTTCTTCCCGGACGCCTGCCGCCATTGCGTGGACGCGCCGTGCAAGAACGTCTCCACGGTGGAAGGGGCCATCATCCAGGACAAGGCCACCGGAGCGATCCTCTACACGGACAAGACCGCCAAGGAAGACTTCAAGACCATCAAGGATTCCTGCCCCTACGACATCCCCAGGCAGGACCCCAAGACCAAGCAGATCGTCAAATGCGACATGTGCATCGACCGCGTGCAGGCCAACCTGCTGCCCATGTGCGTGAAAAGCTGCGCCATGGGGGCCATGAGCTTCGGCGAACGCGCCGACATCCTCAAGCAGGCCGGTGAGCGTCTGGAAGCCGTGAAGAAGGACTTCCCCAAGGCGTCGCTCCTGAACAAGGACGACGTTTCGGTGATCTATCTGGTGGCCGACACGCCCGCCAAGTACCACAAGTTCGCCGTGGCCGACGCTTCTGATACCCTGATGACCCGCAAGAGCCTGCTGGCCGAGGCTATCGCCCCGCTGCGCAAGATCGTGCAGAGCATGCAGGGCTAG
- a CDS encoding formate dehydrogenase accessory protein FdhE yields the protein MQTRSQAVFAAPQGIEAALASAEAAIPALVGLLGAFGPLLVERARLRESAPGWVGYPPAIDPDRFSQGAFVLADSGFQDMSEHLPQAAAALLPVMARCFPALAPELTALGAALKSGAITLQQLALAGFGEFGEIDELPGVSPQALHFAAAEMVRPFVERQAVDLLALVAELPWQHSACPVCGGPPNMSVMRRTWDPSEFIQAHGGRRYLRCSCCSSEWTHKRVSCPGCGCEEPDELAVLRDPARPFERVDACRRCKSFLLCLDAGELAETPDPDVTALAMSALEEAARKEGFSPLAGHPWSGLLAGK from the coding sequence ATGCAGACCAGGTCACAAGCGGTATTTGCGGCCCCGCAGGGAATTGAAGCCGCCCTGGCCAGCGCCGAAGCGGCAATCCCGGCCCTTGTCGGACTGTTGGGAGCTTTTGGCCCGTTGCTGGTGGAGCGCGCCCGCCTGCGTGAGTCCGCTCCCGGCTGGGTCGGCTACCCGCCCGCCATCGATCCCGACCGCTTCAGCCAGGGCGCGTTCGTGCTGGCCGACAGCGGCTTCCAGGACATGAGCGAACATCTGCCCCAGGCCGCCGCAGCGCTGCTGCCGGTCATGGCCCGCTGCTTCCCGGCCCTGGCGCCCGAACTTACCGCCCTTGGCGCGGCCCTTAAGAGCGGGGCCATCACCCTGCAGCAGCTGGCCCTGGCCGGATTCGGCGAGTTCGGCGAGATTGACGAGCTGCCCGGCGTCAGCCCCCAGGCCCTTCATTTCGCCGCCGCCGAGATGGTGCGCCCCTTCGTGGAGCGCCAGGCCGTGGATCTGCTGGCCCTGGTGGCCGAGCTGCCCTGGCAGCACTCTGCCTGCCCGGTGTGCGGCGGGCCTCCCAACATGAGCGTGATGCGCCGGACCTGGGACCCCTCGGAGTTCATCCAGGCCCACGGCGGCCGCCGCTACCTGCGCTGCTCCTGCTGCTCCTCCGAGTGGACGCACAAGCGCGTCTCCTGCCCCGGCTGCGGGTGCGAAGAGCCCGACGAGCTGGCCGTGCTGCGGGACCCCGCCCGGCCCTTCGAGCGCGTGGACGCCTGCCGCCGCTGCAAGAGCTTCCTGCTCTGCCTGGACGCCGGGGAACTGGCCGAGACGCCCGACCCCGACGTGACCGCCCTGGCCATGAGCGCCCTGGAGGAGGCGGCCCGCAAGGAAGGCTTCTCCCCCCTGGCCGGGCATCCCTGGAGCGGGCTGCTGGCAGGAAAATGA
- a CDS encoding PAS domain-containing sensor histidine kinase, protein MNKFNLSKIMRLETLGLLPIAVIVFALPQLVISNPQDLYIYPKLSSFLTFIFQAAIPLSISFISARAYINTGLSSIMLLGSGLACYGTGSIITSYWINVDPIRNVNFTVAVHNSTIFAASVLLLASSFFVTSMRHSPSAQRHRTFTIIMAYCCVAGLAALIAAAAYHGHYPVFFVQGAGPTPIRAVVLLCSMIFMSISASILMLTHLSLKIPFLYWYSLSLALFALGIAGIFFQTSYGSLLNWLARSSQYLGAFYLLVAVLVARQEAQREGVSMFDVFTALFAAESERNRLNEELRVNEERLHLFVRHAPAAIAMFNTNMEYLAASNRWLTDYHLDSADILGRSHYEVFPELPERWREIHRRCLAGAVEQAEAERFERPNGTELWIRWEIHPWNTATGESGGIIIFSEDITERKRLEDSLLQSREEAQQRAEEIHQREQEFRALAENAPDIIARYDRERRYIYANPAIAGLKGASPSQLMGKQIGSMMPLELRERLELAVDEVFSTHADYMLEWEYDTMDGRRYFHTRFTPEFSRGGQVHSVMEIARDITELKHLEMDLRQAKEEAEKANRAKSDFLANMSHEIRTPMNGILGMTQLALKRDLPEDVAEFLRLAMQSGLSLLEIINDILDISKIEAGKVTLAEEPFDLGTVIESTLTPMKILAQDKGVSITVRTGPEVPDWVVGDAGRLRQILTNVVGNAVKFTPKGHVTMTVTRTGPEDAENTRLLFVIEDEGIGIPPDKLPSIFNNFEQITSSAHIKYGGTGLGLAISKALVGMMGGSIWAESEPGKGSVFSFEAEFGRVEPVPRDETPAPQDQDSTPALNILLAEDNQVNSLFATCVLESWGHQVTAVEDGRQAIEKLKDGGFDLVLMDVLMPEMGGEEATALIRSGQTCDPHVPIVALTAYALRGDRERLLAAGMDDYISKPIDAEEFRQVVMRIAKRKTAPAQTCER, encoded by the coding sequence ATGAATAAATTTAACCTTTCTAAGATCATGCGACTTGAAACGCTTGGCCTGTTGCCCATCGCAGTGATTGTCTTTGCGCTGCCGCAGCTCGTCATTTCCAATCCGCAAGATCTTTACATATATCCAAAGCTCTCGTCGTTTCTCACGTTCATATTCCAGGCCGCCATCCCACTGAGCATCTCGTTCATATCCGCCCGGGCCTACATCAACACCGGCCTGTCCAGCATAATGCTCCTCGGCAGCGGCTTGGCGTGCTACGGAACCGGCTCCATAATCACCAGCTACTGGATCAACGTCGACCCGATACGCAACGTCAACTTCACTGTCGCAGTACACAACTCCACAATATTTGCGGCTTCAGTTCTTTTGCTGGCCAGCAGCTTCTTCGTGACGAGCATGCGCCATTCCCCCAGCGCGCAGCGACATAGAACCTTCACGATCATCATGGCTTACTGCTGCGTTGCCGGGCTTGCCGCCCTGATCGCCGCAGCCGCGTACCATGGCCATTACCCCGTCTTTTTCGTCCAAGGCGCGGGGCCGACCCCGATTCGCGCCGTTGTCCTGCTGTGCTCCATGATTTTCATGTCCATCTCGGCATCCATCCTGATGCTGACGCACCTGAGCCTGAAGATTCCCTTTCTGTACTGGTATTCCCTGTCGCTGGCTCTTTTCGCACTTGGCATAGCGGGCATCTTCTTCCAGACGTCGTATGGCAGCCTGCTCAACTGGCTCGCCAGGTCCTCGCAATATCTGGGGGCGTTCTACCTCCTCGTCGCGGTGCTCGTCGCCAGGCAGGAGGCCCAGCGGGAAGGCGTGTCCATGTTCGATGTGTTCACCGCCCTGTTTGCGGCGGAGAGCGAACGCAATCGCCTCAACGAGGAGTTGCGCGTTAACGAGGAACGCCTCCATTTGTTCGTGCGGCACGCCCCGGCGGCGATCGCCATGTTCAACACCAACATGGAATACCTTGCGGCAAGCAATCGCTGGCTGACGGACTACCACCTCGACTCGGCCGACATCCTGGGGCGCAGCCACTACGAGGTGTTCCCCGAACTCCCGGAACGGTGGAGGGAGATTCATCGCAGATGTTTGGCCGGGGCGGTGGAACAGGCCGAAGCCGAGCGCTTCGAACGGCCCAACGGAACTGAACTCTGGATACGTTGGGAAATCCACCCCTGGAACACGGCCACGGGGGAGTCGGGCGGCATCATCATCTTCAGCGAGGACATCACCGAGCGCAAACGCCTGGAGGACTCACTGCTCCAGTCCCGGGAGGAGGCTCAGCAGCGCGCGGAGGAAATCCACCAGCGCGAGCAGGAGTTCCGCGCCCTGGCCGAAAACGCCCCGGACATCATCGCAAGATACGACAGGGAGCGCCGGTACATCTACGCCAACCCGGCCATCGCCGGGCTCAAGGGAGCCTCGCCCTCCCAGCTCATGGGCAAGCAAATCGGCTCCATGATGCCCCTGGAACTGCGCGAACGCCTTGAACTGGCCGTCGACGAGGTGTTTTCCACCCACGCGGACTACATGCTGGAGTGGGAATACGACACGATGGATGGCCGGAGGTATTTCCACACCCGCTTCACCCCCGAGTTCTCCAGGGGCGGGCAGGTTCATTCCGTCATGGAGATCGCCCGGGACATCACGGAACTCAAGCATCTGGAGATGGACCTGCGCCAGGCCAAGGAGGAGGCGGAAAAGGCCAACCGGGCCAAGAGCGACTTCCTGGCCAACATGAGCCACGAGATCAGGACCCCCATGAACGGCATCCTGGGCATGACGCAGCTGGCCCTGAAGCGGGACCTGCCGGAAGACGTCGCGGAGTTCCTGCGACTGGCCATGCAATCGGGGTTGTCACTCCTGGAAATAATCAACGACATCCTGGACATTTCCAAGATTGAGGCAGGCAAGGTGACCCTGGCGGAGGAGCCTTTCGACCTGGGCACGGTGATCGAATCCACACTGACGCCCATGAAGATCCTCGCACAGGACAAGGGGGTTTCCATCACCGTACGCACCGGGCCCGAAGTGCCTGACTGGGTCGTGGGGGATGCCGGACGGCTCCGCCAGATACTCACCAACGTGGTCGGCAACGCCGTGAAATTTACCCCCAAGGGCCACGTGACCATGACCGTCACCCGGACCGGACCGGAGGATGCGGAAAACACCAGGCTGCTGTTCGTCATCGAGGACGAGGGCATAGGCATCCCCCCCGACAAGCTTCCTTCCATTTTCAACAACTTCGAACAGATCACGTCATCCGCGCACATCAAATACGGCGGCACCGGCCTGGGCCTGGCCATATCCAAAGCGCTGGTGGGCATGATGGGCGGCTCCATCTGGGCTGAGAGCGAACCCGGCAAGGGCAGCGTCTTCTCCTTCGAGGCCGAGTTCGGGCGGGTCGAACCGGTCCCCAGGGACGAAACACCCGCGCCCCAGGACCAGGATTCCACCCCTGCGCTCAACATCCTCCTCGCGGAAGACAATCAGGTGAACAGTCTGTTCGCCACCTGCGTCCTGGAGAGCTGGGGGCATCAGGTCACTGCGGTGGAGGATGGCCGACAGGCCATCGAGAAGCTGAAGGACGGAGGGTTCGACTTGGTGCTCATGGACGTCCTCATGCCGGAGATGGGCGGCGAAGAGGCCACGGCGCTGATACGCTCGGGGCAGACATGCGACCCGCACGTGCCCATCGTGGCCCTGACCGCCTACGCCCTCCGGGGCGACCGGGAGCGCCTGCTGGCCGCCGGAATGGACGACTACATCTCAAAGCCCATCGACGCAGAGGAGTTCCGGCAGGTGGTGATGCGAATCGCCAAGAGGAAAACCGCCCCGGCACAGACCTGCGAACGATGA
- a CDS encoding aminotransferase class I/II-fold pyridoxal phosphate-dependent enzyme, whose amino-acid sequence MHKFARMERLPPYVFAVVTELKMQMRRQGVDIVDLGMGNPDIPTPKHIVDKLIEASQKGVNHRYSASKGIPGLRLAMANWYLRNYGVELDADREVVVTMGAKEGLAHLALVMLQPGDVVFATDPAYPIHPYASVISGADVRRIPLGKGRDFFEDLLNATKQTWPQPKLLIISYPQNPTAEIVDIAFFERIVEFCKEHDMLVIHDFAYADLCFDGYKAPSFLQAKGAKDVGVEFYSLSKSYSMAGWRVGFCCGNPDMVYALTRIKSYLDYGIFQPIQIAAAVALNGPQECVKEICDIYQDRRDALIEGLHRAGWDVPPPKATMFVWAQIPEEFRKMGSVEFAKLLLKEGHVAVSPGLGFGHFGDDHVRFALVENRHRINQAVRGIKKALSGGA is encoded by the coding sequence ATGCACAAGTTCGCGCGCATGGAGCGCCTGCCCCCTTACGTCTTTGCCGTCGTCACCGAACTCAAGATGCAGATGCGCCGCCAGGGCGTGGACATCGTGGACCTGGGAATGGGTAACCCGGACATCCCCACCCCCAAGCACATCGTGGACAAGCTCATCGAGGCATCGCAGAAAGGCGTCAACCACCGCTATTCCGCATCCAAGGGCATCCCCGGCCTTCGCCTGGCCATGGCCAACTGGTACCTGCGCAACTACGGCGTGGAGCTGGACGCCGACCGCGAAGTGGTGGTCACCATGGGCGCGAAAGAGGGTCTGGCCCACCTGGCGCTGGTGATGCTCCAGCCCGGCGACGTGGTCTTCGCCACGGACCCGGCTTATCCGATCCATCCCTACGCCTCGGTGATCTCCGGCGCGGACGTGCGCCGCATCCCCCTGGGCAAAGGCCGCGACTTCTTCGAGGACCTGCTGAACGCCACCAAGCAGACCTGGCCCCAGCCCAAGCTCCTCATCATAAGCTATCCCCAGAACCCCACCGCCGAAATCGTGGACATCGCCTTCTTCGAGCGCATCGTCGAGTTCTGCAAAGAGCACGACATGCTGGTCATCCACGACTTCGCCTACGCGGACCTGTGCTTCGACGGCTACAAGGCGCCCAGTTTCCTGCAGGCCAAGGGCGCGAAAGACGTTGGCGTGGAGTTCTACTCGCTCTCCAAGAGCTACTCCATGGCGGGCTGGCGCGTGGGCTTCTGCTGCGGCAACCCGGACATGGTCTACGCCCTGACGCGCATCAAGAGCTACCTGGACTACGGCATCTTCCAGCCCATCCAGATCGCCGCAGCCGTGGCCCTGAACGGCCCCCAGGAGTGCGTGAAGGAAATCTGCGACATCTACCAGGACCGCCGTGACGCCCTGATCGAGGGGTTGCACCGCGCGGGCTGGGACGTTCCGCCGCCCAAGGCCACCATGTTCGTGTGGGCGCAGATACCCGAGGAGTTCCGCAAGATGGGCTCCGTGGAGTTCGCCAAGCTGCTGCTGAAGGAAGGCCATGTGGCCGTGTCGCCGGGCCTGGGCTTCGGCCACTTCGGCGACGACCACGTGCGCTTCGCCCTTGTGGAGAACCGCCACCGCATCAACCAGGCAGTGCGCGGCATCAAGAAAGCCCTGTCGGGGGGCGCGTGA
- a CDS encoding homoserine dehydrogenase produces the protein MSAALAAQPVRLGLAGFGTVGQGLASILADSAEWIERRLGRPVAVTAMAVRDPSKVRPTPLPAGARFVADPLELAAAEDVDIVVELMGGLTTAYDLIRLALASGKHVVTANKHLLAEKGEELFALAAQKGVGLYYEASVCGGIPVVQTLKESLAGNRIMAVTGILNGTSNFILSRMTCKGLSYGDALKKAQKKGFAEADPTLDVEGFDAAHKLVVLIRLAYGQDYPLSALPVTGITHVTPLDIAFAHEFGCEVKLIGQAKDIDGKIMAGVHPMLLSKSYLLAQVHGAFNAVRIVGDAVGAVMLYGQGAGGRPTGSAVLADIMALARDGAAPNNTGFPEKVLPPAQTLPPEEETSRRYFRFTVEDKPGVLAALAKALGDVGISIYQAVQKVAPDTQDESVVPIVFMTHHARQRDVDAALEKIKAFPFVKAEPVHLRVL, from the coding sequence GTGAGCGCCGCCCTTGCCGCACAGCCCGTCCGCCTGGGTCTGGCCGGATTCGGCACGGTAGGACAGGGCCTCGCCTCCATCCTGGCCGACAGCGCCGAGTGGATCGAGCGCCGCCTGGGCCGCCCCGTGGCGGTGACGGCCATGGCCGTGCGCGACCCGTCCAAGGTGCGCCCCACCCCCCTGCCCGCCGGGGCGCGCTTCGTGGCCGACCCGCTGGAACTGGCCGCCGCCGAGGACGTGGACATCGTGGTGGAGCTCATGGGCGGCCTGACCACCGCCTACGACCTGATCCGCCTGGCCCTGGCCTCGGGCAAGCACGTGGTCACGGCCAACAAGCACCTGCTGGCGGAAAAGGGCGAGGAGCTCTTCGCCCTGGCCGCGCAGAAGGGCGTTGGCCTGTACTACGAGGCCAGCGTGTGCGGGGGCATCCCCGTGGTGCAGACCCTCAAGGAGTCCCTGGCGGGCAACAGGATCATGGCCGTCACCGGCATCCTGAACGGCACGTCCAACTTCATCCTCTCGCGCATGACCTGCAAGGGCCTCTCCTACGGGGACGCCCTCAAGAAGGCCCAGAAGAAAGGCTTCGCCGAGGCCGACCCCACCCTGGACGTGGAAGGCTTCGACGCGGCCCACAAGCTCGTCGTGCTTATCCGCCTGGCCTACGGACAGGATTACCCGCTCAGCGCCCTGCCGGTGACCGGCATCACCCACGTCACGCCGCTGGACATCGCCTTCGCGCATGAGTTCGGCTGCGAGGTGAAGCTGATCGGCCAGGCCAAGGACATCGACGGCAAGATCATGGCCGGGGTGCACCCCATGCTCCTGTCCAAGAGCTACCTGCTGGCCCAGGTGCACGGGGCGTTCAACGCCGTGCGCATCGTGGGCGACGCCGTGGGCGCGGTGATGCTCTACGGACAGGGAGCGGGCGGACGCCCCACGGGCAGCGCGGTGCTGGCCGACATCATGGCCCTGGCGCGCGACGGCGCGGCCCCCAACAACACGGGCTTCCCCGAGAAGGTGCTGCCGCCCGCGCAGACCCTCCCCCCCGAGGAAGAGACCAGCCGCCGCTACTTCCGGTTCACCGTGGAGGACAAGCCCGGCGTGCTGGCCGCGCTGGCCAAGGCCCTGGGGGATGTGGGCATCTCCATCTACCAGGCCGTGCAGAAGGTTGCCCCGGACACGCAAGACGAGTCCGTGGTGCCCATCGTGTTCATGACCCACCACGCCAGACAGCGCGACGTGGACGCCGCTCTCGAGAAAATCAAGGCCTTTCCCTTCGTGAAGGCAGAGCCCGTGCATCTGCGGGTGCTTTAG
- a CDS encoding Fur family transcriptional regulator codes for MQDPHVLFEEYAAKSRLKMTPQRRHILDVFLEQQGHMTSEELYERVKASYKSIGQATVYRTLKLLSGSGIAKEVDFGDGVTRYERQHGDDHHDHLICENCGKNVEVLDETIEKLQAEVAARHGYKLTRHKMYLYGICPECGKG; via the coding sequence ATGCAAGACCCCCATGTCCTTTTTGAAGAGTACGCCGCCAAGTCGCGGCTGAAGATGACTCCTCAGCGGCGCCACATCCTGGACGTCTTCCTGGAGCAGCAGGGCCACATGACCTCCGAGGAACTCTACGAGCGGGTCAAGGCCTCCTACAAGTCCATCGGGCAGGCCACAGTGTACCGCACCCTGAAGCTGCTCTCCGGCTCCGGCATCGCCAAGGAAGTGGACTTCGGCGACGGCGTCACCCGCTACGAGCGCCAGCACGGCGACGACCACCACGACCATCTGATCTGCGAGAACTGCGGCAAGAACGTGGAAGTGCTGGACGAGACCATCGAAAAGCTCCAGGCCGAGGTGGCCGCCCGCCACGGCTACAAGCTCACCCGGCACAAGATGTACCTGTACGGAATCTGTCCGGAGTGCGGGAAGGGGTAA
- a CDS encoding cyclic nucleotide-binding domain-containing protein, which yields MSSSTEQNQTPNACGYDSFLDIIRGLPIYSRVPLDVSKVLAYLCTSETFAPGDCLLRQGEHAEAFHYLTCGRVEVSRQDNGRDVVIKTLGQGDTLGGLALVLGGRSLFTVRAVEETTAMTLTREKFLKTVQRFPQVEPAMLQSLAEHVLAWEERFLARHPEEFVAMGQDFGLTLF from the coding sequence ATGAGCTCGTCCACGGAACAAAATCAAACGCCTAACGCCTGCGGATACGACAGCTTCCTGGACATCATCAGGGGCCTGCCCATCTACTCCAGGGTGCCCCTGGACGTGAGCAAGGTGCTGGCCTACCTCTGCACCTCAGAGACGTTTGCTCCCGGTGATTGCCTGTTGCGCCAGGGCGAGCATGCCGAGGCCTTCCATTACCTGACCTGCGGGCGCGTGGAAGTCAGCAGGCAGGACAACGGCAGGGACGTGGTCATAAAGACCCTGGGGCAGGGTGACACTCTGGGCGGGCTGGCCCTTGTGCTGGGCGGCAGGAGCCTGTTCACCGTGCGCGCCGTGGAGGAGACCACGGCCATGACGCTTACCCGCGAGAAGTTCCTGAAGACCGTGCAGCGCTTCCCGCAGGTGGAACCGGCCATGCTCCAGTCCCTGGCAGAGCACGTGCTGGCCTGGGAGGAACGCTTCCTGGCCCGCCACCCCGAGGAGTTCGTCGCCATGGGGCAGGACTTCGGTCTCACCCTGTTTTGA